In Pelomonas sp. SE-A7, one genomic interval encodes:
- a CDS encoding amidase, which produces MHRRHLLLGSAATLALPGLSSAATRSSFVHAEASVASLSQAMAAGKLTSERLVQDYLARIAALDKAGPRLNSVIELNPEARQIARALDAERKAGKLRGPLHGIPVLLKDNIATGDQMHTTAGSLALADLRVSRDAHLVQRLRAAGAVILGKTNLSEWANIRSTRSVSGWSGRGGLTRNPYALDRSTSGSSSGTGAAIAADLATLGVGTETDGSIVSPASICGLVGLKPTMGRVSRDGVIPIAHSQDTAGPMTRSVADAALLYAAMCGPDAADAVTQGAPTAAGRLDPASLKGARLGVARNYFTGFDEADAVIEAAIAKLRELGAEIVDNIELAPVGYGDPELSVLLYELKADLAQWLKTFAPGHKMQTLADVIAFNKAHRDKEMGWFGQELFEKAEALGDLSAPAYREALAACGKGAREEGLDKAIKAHRLDALIAPTGGPAWLIDPVASDHYGASFSTPAAVAGYPHLTVPAGFVRGLPLGLSFVGPAWSEWKLLSYGQAFEQSTRHRRPPGFVKKTVP; this is translated from the coding sequence ATGCACCGTCGCCACCTGCTGCTCGGCTCGGCCGCCACTTTGGCCCTGCCAGGCCTGAGTTCTGCCGCCACCCGTTCCTCCTTCGTCCATGCCGAGGCCTCGGTGGCCTCGCTGTCCCAGGCCATGGCGGCCGGCAAGCTGACGTCCGAGCGCCTGGTGCAGGACTACCTGGCCCGCATCGCCGCGCTCGACAAGGCCGGCCCGCGCCTGAACAGCGTGATCGAGCTCAATCCCGAGGCGCGCCAGATTGCCCGGGCGCTGGATGCCGAGCGCAAGGCCGGCAAGCTGCGCGGCCCGCTGCACGGCATTCCGGTGCTGCTGAAGGACAACATCGCCACCGGCGACCAGATGCACACGACGGCGGGCTCGCTGGCCTTGGCCGACCTGCGCGTCAGCCGTGATGCCCACCTGGTGCAGCGCCTGCGCGCCGCCGGTGCCGTGATCCTGGGCAAGACCAATCTCAGCGAATGGGCCAATATCCGGTCGACCCGCTCGGTCAGCGGCTGGAGTGGCCGCGGCGGGCTGACCCGCAATCCCTATGCGCTGGACCGAAGCACCAGCGGCTCCAGCTCGGGCACCGGCGCCGCGATTGCGGCCGACCTCGCCACGCTGGGCGTGGGCACCGAGACCGACGGCTCCATCGTGTCGCCGGCCTCGATCTGCGGCCTGGTGGGCCTGAAGCCGACGATGGGCCGGGTCAGCCGCGACGGCGTGATTCCCATCGCCCACAGCCAGGACACGGCCGGCCCCATGACCCGCAGCGTTGCCGACGCGGCCTTGCTCTACGCAGCGATGTGCGGCCCCGACGCCGCCGATGCGGTCACGCAGGGCGCGCCGACGGCGGCCGGGCGCCTGGACCCGGCTTCGCTCAAGGGCGCGCGCCTGGGCGTGGCCCGCAACTACTTCACCGGCTTCGATGAGGCCGATGCCGTGATCGAAGCGGCCATCGCCAAGCTGCGCGAGCTGGGCGCCGAGATCGTCGACAACATCGAGCTGGCGCCGGTCGGCTACGGCGATCCCGAGCTGTCGGTGCTGCTGTACGAGCTCAAGGCCGACCTGGCCCAGTGGCTCAAGACTTTTGCGCCCGGCCACAAGATGCAGACGCTGGCCGATGTGATTGCCTTCAACAAGGCGCATCGCGACAAGGAGATGGGCTGGTTCGGCCAGGAGCTGTTCGAGAAGGCCGAGGCCCTGGGCGATTTGTCCGCGCCGGCCTATCGCGAGGCGCTCGCAGCCTGCGGCAAGGGCGCGCGGGAAGAGGGTCTGGACAAGGCCATCAAGGCCCATCGGCTCGATGCACTGATCGCGCCGACCGGGGGGCCGGCCTGGCTGATCGATCCCGTGGCCAGCGACCACTATGGCGCCAGCTTCTCGACGCCGGCCGCGGTGGCCGGCTACCCGCACCTGACGGTGCCCGCCGGCTTCGTGCGCGGCCTGCCGCTGGGCCTGTCCTTTGTCGGACCGGCCTGGAGCGAGTGGAAACTGCTGTCCTACGGTCAGGCTTTTGAGCAGTCCACCCGGCATCGCCGCCCACCTGGCTTTGTCAAGAAGACCGTACCTTGA
- the fahA gene encoding fumarylacetoacetase, with protein sequence MNIQTDTTHDPKATSWVESANAAESEFPIQNLPFGAFRRRGSDEAARIGVAIGDQILDLQRALQQGGWSSAIQGLLQPLAQGDLNAHMARSAEERLALRHALFEALLSGSEQEAALRGALVAQADAEMLLPCRITDYTDFYTGIHHATTVGKLFRPDNPLLPNYKWVPIGYHGRSSSIVVSGTGIRRPWGQRKAPDAAEPTFAPSQRLDYELELGAFVAGGNALGEPIAMEKAEQHLFGLTLLNDWSARDIQPWEYQPLGPFLAKNFGTTISPWIVTMEALAPFRTAFERPAEDPQPLPYLDSAQNRTQGAFNIELEVWIETAAMRAAGLPAERLSQSNFRDAYWTWAQMLTHHASGGCNMNPGDLLGSGTQSGPRPEQGGSLLELSLGGKQAIRLANGETRTFLQDGDRLMLRGRAVAEGARSIGFGECSAEMLPAR encoded by the coding sequence ATGAACATCCAGACCGATACCACGCACGACCCCAAGGCCACGAGCTGGGTGGAGAGTGCCAATGCCGCCGAGAGCGAATTTCCGATCCAGAACCTGCCGTTCGGCGCCTTCCGCCGACGCGGCAGCGACGAGGCCGCGCGCATTGGCGTGGCCATTGGCGACCAGATCCTGGACCTGCAGCGGGCCCTGCAGCAGGGCGGCTGGAGCAGCGCCATCCAGGGGCTGCTCCAGCCCTTGGCCCAGGGTGACCTGAATGCCCACATGGCCCGCAGCGCCGAGGAGCGGCTGGCCTTGCGCCATGCGCTGTTCGAGGCCTTGCTGAGCGGCTCCGAGCAGGAGGCGGCACTGCGCGGAGCCTTGGTCGCGCAGGCCGATGCCGAGATGCTGCTGCCTTGCCGCATCACCGACTACACCGACTTCTACACCGGCATCCATCACGCCACCACGGTGGGCAAGCTGTTCCGTCCGGACAATCCGCTGCTGCCCAACTACAAGTGGGTGCCCATCGGCTATCACGGCCGCAGCTCGTCCATCGTGGTCAGCGGCACCGGCATCCGCCGGCCCTGGGGCCAGCGCAAGGCACCGGACGCGGCCGAGCCCACGTTCGCACCCAGCCAGCGGCTGGACTATGAGCTGGAACTGGGCGCCTTCGTGGCCGGCGGCAATGCCCTCGGCGAGCCGATTGCGATGGAGAAGGCCGAGCAGCACCTGTTCGGGCTCACGCTGCTGAACGACTGGTCGGCCCGCGACATCCAGCCCTGGGAATACCAGCCGCTGGGCCCCTTCCTGGCCAAGAACTTCGGCACCACGATCTCGCCCTGGATCGTCACCATGGAAGCGCTGGCGCCGTTCCGCACCGCCTTCGAGCGGCCGGCCGAAGATCCGCAGCCGCTGCCCTATCTGGACTCTGCGCAGAACCGTACTCAGGGCGCCTTCAACATCGAGCTGGAGGTCTGGATAGAGACGGCGGCCATGCGCGCTGCCGGCCTGCCGGCCGAGCGGCTTTCGCAGTCCAACTTCCGCGATGCCTACTGGACCTGGGCCCAGATGCTGACCCACCATGCCAGCGGCGGCTGCAACATGAACCCCGGCGACCTGCTGGGCAGCGGCACGCAGAGCGGGCCCAGGCCGGAGCAGGGCGGTTCGCTGCTGGAGCTGAGCCTGGGGGGCAAGCAGGCGATCCGGCTCGCCAACGGCGAGACCCGGACCTTCCTGCAGGACGGTGACCGCCTGATGCTGCGCGGCCGGGCCGTGGCCGAGGGCGCGCGCAGCATCGGCTTCGGCGAATGCAGCGCGGAGATGCTGCCCGCGCGCTGA
- a CDS encoding MBL fold metallo-hydrolase — MSQTSKTFASQADLEEKRVSFDKLSEHAYAYTAEGDPNTGIVMGDDAVMVIDTQATPVMAQDVIRRIREVTDKPIKYVLLSHYHAVRVLGASAYKPEHVIASQDTFDLIVERGEQDKASEIGRFPRLFQNVESVPPGLTWPTLTFTGKMTLWLGKLEVQILQLGRGHTKGDTVVWLPQDRVLFSGDLVEFDATPYAGDAYFQDWPQTLDRLAALKPAKLVPGRGAALQTPEQVQAGLEGTRAFVSELYAAVKAGVAAGRDLNRVYREAYSQLEGKYGHWVIFAHCMPFDVTRAFDEASGHVDPRIWTAERDIAMWKSLEGQ, encoded by the coding sequence ATGAGCCAGACCAGCAAGACCTTCGCCTCCCAGGCCGACCTGGAGGAAAAACGGGTCAGCTTCGACAAGCTGTCCGAGCATGCCTATGCCTACACGGCCGAGGGCGACCCCAACACCGGCATCGTCATGGGCGACGACGCGGTGATGGTGATAGACACCCAGGCCACGCCGGTGATGGCCCAGGACGTGATACGCCGCATCCGCGAGGTCACGGACAAGCCGATCAAGTACGTGCTGCTGAGCCACTACCACGCGGTGCGCGTGCTGGGCGCCTCGGCCTACAAGCCCGAGCATGTGATTGCCAGCCAGGACACCTTCGACCTCATCGTCGAGCGCGGCGAGCAGGACAAGGCCAGCGAGATCGGCCGCTTCCCGCGCCTGTTCCAGAACGTCGAATCGGTGCCTCCGGGCCTGACCTGGCCCACGCTCACCTTCACCGGCAAGATGACGCTGTGGCTGGGCAAACTCGAGGTGCAGATCCTGCAATTGGGCCGCGGCCATACCAAGGGCGACACGGTGGTCTGGCTGCCGCAGGACCGGGTGCTGTTCTCCGGTGACCTGGTCGAATTCGATGCCACGCCCTATGCCGGCGATGCCTATTTCCAGGACTGGCCGCAGACGCTGGACCGTCTGGCCGCGCTGAAGCCGGCCAAGCTGGTGCCGGGTCGCGGCGCGGCGCTGCAGACGCCCGAGCAAGTGCAAGCCGGCCTCGAGGGCACTCGCGCCTTCGTCTCCGAGCTGTATGCCGCCGTCAAGGCCGGCGTGGCCGCGGGCCGCGACCTGAACCGGGTCTACCGCGAGGCCTATTCGCAGCTGGAAGGCAAGTACGGCCACTGGGTCATCTTTGCCCACTGCATGCCGTTCGACGTGACCCGCGCCTTCGACGAGGCCAGCGGCCATGTGGACCCGCGCATCTGGACCGCCGAACGCGATATAGCAATGTGGAAGAGCCTGGAGGGGCAGTGA
- a CDS encoding alpha/beta fold hydrolase, with product MKDDGQRRDDFERGLAMRRATLGEDWVRRSTEGATAFTAEFQDFITRYAWQDVWTRPGLPHQTRRLLVLGMTMGLARWEEFELHCRAAIRGGVPVEAIKETLLQGAIYCGVPAANTAFKLTQQILVQEGLAPLPEPLSPERRPSRQQTFSSPQLSLVLQGEGERIPLVFSHALGLDLHLWDGCATHFAALGHPTLRYDQRGHGRSARPAGPCSLDQLVQDAIRLIEEWGRGPVVFVGLSLGGMVGQGLALARPDLLKGLVLAHTTAQYPPEAQAAWAQRIAAVEAGGMAAVVEQIVDRYLGADASLSELREGLRATLLAQDPQAYMAAAHAVCSVDYLGRLAALRCPTLVIAGGRDPGATPAMAEAMAGRIARARLALLPAVAHLGVMEDPEAFEALLGEFVSSLS from the coding sequence ATGAAGGATGACGGACAGCGGCGCGACGATTTCGAGCGCGGCCTGGCCATGCGCCGGGCCACGCTGGGCGAGGACTGGGTGCGCCGTTCCACCGAAGGCGCGACCGCCTTCACCGCCGAGTTCCAGGACTTCATCACCCGCTATGCCTGGCAGGACGTCTGGACCCGGCCAGGCCTGCCGCATCAGACGCGCCGCCTGCTGGTGCTGGGCATGACCATGGGCCTGGCGCGCTGGGAGGAATTCGAGCTGCACTGCCGCGCGGCGATACGCGGCGGCGTGCCCGTCGAGGCGATCAAGGAAACCCTGTTGCAGGGCGCGATCTACTGCGGCGTGCCGGCGGCCAACACCGCCTTCAAGCTGACCCAGCAGATCCTGGTGCAGGAGGGCCTGGCCCCGCTGCCCGAGCCGCTCAGCCCTGAGCGCCGGCCCAGCCGCCAGCAGACCTTCAGCAGCCCGCAGCTGAGCCTGGTGCTGCAAGGCGAAGGCGAGCGCATCCCGCTGGTGTTCAGCCATGCGCTGGGCCTGGACCTGCATCTGTGGGACGGCTGCGCCACGCATTTCGCGGCACTCGGCCATCCGACGCTGCGCTACGACCAGCGCGGCCATGGCCGCTCGGCGCGGCCGGCCGGCCCCTGTTCGCTGGACCAACTGGTGCAGGACGCCATTCGGCTGATCGAGGAATGGGGCCGCGGCCCGGTGGTCTTCGTCGGCCTCAGCCTGGGCGGCATGGTGGGGCAGGGCCTGGCGCTGGCGCGGCCCGACCTGCTCAAGGGCCTGGTGCTGGCTCACACCACCGCCCAATACCCGCCCGAGGCCCAGGCCGCCTGGGCTCAGCGCATCGCGGCAGTGGAGGCAGGCGGCATGGCGGCGGTCGTGGAGCAGATCGTGGATCGCTACCTTGGAGCTGACGCGTCCTTGTCGGAGTTGCGCGAGGGACTTCGTGCCACGTTGCTGGCCCAGGATCCGCAGGCCTATATGGCGGCGGCGCATGCGGTGTGCTCGGTCGACTACCTGGGCCGCCTGGCGGCCTTGCGCTGCCCGACCCTGGTGATCGCCGGTGGTCGCGACCCAGGCGCCACGCCGGCCATGGCCGAGGCAATGGCCGGCCGCATCGCCCGGGCCCGGCTGGCCTTGCTGCCGGCTGTCGCCCATTTAGGCGTCATGGAAGACCCTGAGGCATTTGAAGCCTTGCTGGGGGAATTCGTTTCTTCCCTGTCCTGA
- a CDS encoding IclR family transcriptional regulator gives MSENQEAERGGPRGIQSVEVGGQLLIALAAQGRPMALKDLAREAGMVPAKAHPYLVSFIKLGLVEQEGGRYGLGPLALQLGLISLQQYDPVRLATPRIEELAISLGHTVAIAVWGNRGPTIVRVAEAPSPVHISMRHGTVMSLTGTASGRLFAAHLPREVVVSALAMEAAAEGRAAARLDKALLAEVRELGLASSRDGVVPGVSALAAPVFDEAGRIVLSLTVIGPSAAIDLDPAGSAALQLLASGRELSRQLGWR, from the coding sequence ATGAGCGAAAACCAAGAAGCCGAGCGTGGTGGACCGCGGGGCATCCAGAGCGTCGAGGTCGGCGGCCAGCTGCTGATCGCGCTGGCGGCCCAGGGCCGGCCCATGGCCTTGAAGGACCTGGCCCGCGAGGCCGGCATGGTGCCGGCCAAGGCCCATCCCTACCTGGTCAGCTTCATCAAGCTGGGCCTGGTGGAACAGGAAGGCGGCCGCTACGGCCTGGGCCCGTTGGCCCTCCAGCTGGGCCTGATCTCGCTGCAGCAGTACGACCCGGTGCGCCTGGCCACGCCGCGCATCGAGGAGCTGGCGATCAGCCTGGGCCATACCGTGGCCATCGCTGTCTGGGGCAATCGCGGGCCGACCATAGTCCGCGTGGCCGAGGCGCCAAGCCCGGTCCACATCAGCATGCGCCATGGCACGGTGATGAGCCTGACGGGCACGGCCTCGGGCCGATTGTTCGCGGCCCATCTGCCGCGCGAAGTGGTGGTGTCAGCGCTGGCCATGGAGGCCGCCGCCGAAGGGCGCGCCGCGGCCAGGCTGGACAAGGCCTTGCTGGCCGAGGTGCGCGAGCTCGGACTCGCGAGCTCAAGGGATGGTGTGGTGCCCGGCGTCAGTGCCTTGGCGGCGCCGGTGTTCGATGAGGCGGGCCGCATCGTGCTGAGCCTGACGGTGATCGGCCCCAGCGCCGCCATCGACCTGGATCCGGCCGGCAGCGCCGCCCTGCAGCTGCTCGCCTCGGGGCGTGAGCTGTCGCGCCAGCTGGGCTGGCGCTAG
- a CDS encoding lyase family protein — translation MVLESVLYAPAMDELFGDAALIQAMFDFEAALVRAQAELGLIPETSARSIASLCRAELYDVPALVKAAGTAGTVAIPLVRRLIENVSLFDPVAAAFVHQGATSQDVIDTALVLQTRKALRLIEADLLRLCGRLLALADAHKGQPLLARTLMQPALVTGWRCKILQWLQPLLRSAAELRRQADAALRLQLGGAAGTLATLGQHADAVCHQVSAQLQLPLSNGPWHVQRDRWVRLGAELGVLCGSLGKIGRDLALMSQAEVGELAEGQTPGRGGSSAMPQKRNPVGAMVALAAAQRAPHRVACLLSCMVQEQERALGGWQAEQAEWSGLLLSCHGSVHALADAFEHLQVFPARMLENIDAQQDLVFAEGLRQLLTRELGRPVGEEAIAELIAGVQAGRGPLRLLAQELLRRLGHLPGRVAPADLEMLFDVHATARAAEARLQPWLQQARGEFKSLQQGGGPGHEG, via the coding sequence ATGGTCCTTGAAAGCGTGCTCTATGCCCCGGCCATGGATGAGCTGTTCGGCGATGCCGCGCTGATCCAGGCCATGTTCGATTTCGAAGCGGCCCTGGTGCGTGCCCAGGCCGAGCTGGGTCTGATCCCGGAAACCAGTGCGCGCTCGATTGCCAGCCTCTGCCGGGCCGAGCTTTATGACGTGCCGGCCCTGGTCAAGGCTGCCGGCACGGCGGGCACGGTCGCCATTCCTTTGGTCCGGCGGCTGATAGAAAACGTCTCGCTGTTCGACCCGGTCGCCGCTGCCTTTGTCCACCAGGGCGCCACCAGCCAGGATGTGATCGACACCGCCCTGGTGCTGCAGACCCGCAAGGCCTTGCGCCTGATCGAGGCCGACCTGCTGCGCCTTTGCGGCCGCCTGCTGGCGCTGGCCGATGCCCACAAGGGCCAGCCGCTGCTGGCCCGCACGCTGATGCAGCCGGCTCTGGTCACCGGCTGGCGCTGCAAGATCCTGCAGTGGCTGCAGCCGCTCTTGCGCTCGGCGGCCGAGCTGCGCCGCCAGGCCGATGCGGCGCTGCGCCTGCAACTGGGTGGCGCGGCCGGCACGCTGGCGACGCTGGGCCAGCATGCCGATGCGGTCTGCCACCAGGTCTCGGCCCAGTTGCAACTGCCGCTGAGCAACGGGCCCTGGCATGTGCAGCGCGACCGCTGGGTGCGGCTGGGCGCCGAGCTGGGTGTGCTTTGCGGCAGCCTGGGCAAGATCGGACGCGACCTGGCGCTGATGTCGCAAGCCGAGGTCGGTGAACTGGCCGAGGGCCAGACGCCCGGCCGCGGTGGCTCCAGCGCCATGCCGCAGAAGCGGAATCCGGTCGGCGCCATGGTGGCCCTGGCGGCGGCGCAGCGGGCCCCGCATCGCGTGGCCTGCCTGCTGTCCTGCATGGTGCAGGAGCAGGAGCGGGCCCTGGGCGGCTGGCAGGCCGAGCAGGCGGAATGGAGCGGCCTGCTGCTGAGCTGCCATGGCAGCGTTCATGCACTGGCCGACGCCTTCGAGCATCTGCAGGTGTTTCCGGCGCGCATGCTGGAGAACATCGACGCCCAGCAGGACCTGGTGTTCGCCGAAGGCCTGCGCCAGCTGCTGACCCGCGAACTGGGCCGACCGGTGGGCGAGGAGGCGATTGCCGAGCTGATCGCCGGCGTACAGGCCGGCCGCGGGCCGCTGCGCCTGCTGGCCCAGGAGCTGCTGCGCCGGCTGGGCCATCTGCCTGGGCGCGTCGCGCCGGCCGATCTGGAAATGCTGTTCGACGTCCATGCCACGGCGCGCGCCGCCGAGGCCCGGCTGCAGCCCTGGCTCCAGCAGGCGCGCGGCGAGTTCAAGTCGCTGCAGCAAGGCGGAGGGCCTGGCCATGAAGGATGA
- a CDS encoding FAD-dependent oxidoreductase: MQSTFSYPEYAYRRSEEQASGALRRHAVVIVGAGPVGLTLALDLASRGQAVVLLDDNNSVSSGSRAVCYAKRPLEIWRRLGVSSELLERGVRWQVGKVFFGDSLAYQFDLLPEAGHQLPAMINLQQYHLEQRLVEAALDQPLIDLRWKHRVKALEQGDEFATLTVETPDGEFRMQADWLVACDGASSDVRQMVGAPFTGQAFQDRFLIADVVMKADFPTERWFWFDPPFHRGQSVLLHKQADNVWRIDFQLGWQADPAEEKKPENVIPRIRAMLGPDADFELEWVSVYQFACRRIDRFRHGRVLFAGDSAHQVSPFGARGANSGVQDADNLAWKLAALLRGEANEALLDSYEQERSLAADDNLSNSTRSTDFITPKSRASLRLRNAVLELARTEPFARPLVNSGRLSTPTPYVDSALNTPDAEAFEGRMKPGTACADAPLKTADGRAAWLLDHLGQGFTLLSFGPAPAVQGLHLLEIGRELIDEQVLLAQRYDARPGTVYLIRPDQHVAARWRSFDAAAVQAALDRALARSSA, encoded by the coding sequence ATGCAGTCCACATTCAGCTACCCCGAGTACGCCTACCGCCGCAGCGAAGAGCAGGCCAGCGGCGCGCTGCGCCGCCATGCGGTCGTCATCGTCGGTGCCGGTCCGGTGGGCCTGACGCTGGCGCTGGACCTGGCCTCGCGCGGCCAGGCTGTGGTGCTGCTGGACGACAACAACAGCGTGTCCAGCGGCTCGCGCGCCGTCTGCTATGCCAAGCGGCCGCTGGAGATCTGGCGCCGGCTCGGCGTGTCGAGCGAGCTGCTGGAACGCGGCGTGCGCTGGCAGGTCGGCAAGGTCTTCTTTGGCGACAGCCTGGCCTACCAGTTCGACCTGCTGCCCGAGGCCGGCCACCAGCTGCCGGCCATGATCAACCTGCAGCAGTACCACCTGGAGCAGCGGCTGGTCGAGGCAGCGCTCGACCAGCCGCTGATCGACCTGCGCTGGAAGCACCGCGTCAAGGCGCTGGAGCAGGGCGACGAGTTCGCGACGCTCACGGTCGAGACGCCCGATGGCGAATTCCGGATGCAGGCCGACTGGCTGGTGGCTTGTGATGGCGCGAGCAGCGATGTGCGGCAGATGGTGGGCGCACCGTTCACCGGCCAGGCTTTCCAGGACCGCTTCTTGATCGCCGACGTCGTCATGAAAGCCGACTTCCCGACCGAGAGATGGTTCTGGTTCGACCCGCCTTTCCACCGCGGCCAGTCGGTGCTGCTGCACAAGCAGGCCGACAACGTCTGGCGCATCGACTTCCAGCTCGGCTGGCAGGCCGACCCGGCGGAAGAGAAGAAGCCCGAGAACGTGATCCCGCGGATTCGCGCCATGCTGGGCCCGGACGCGGACTTCGAGCTGGAATGGGTCTCGGTCTACCAGTTCGCTTGCCGCCGCATCGACCGCTTCCGCCATGGCCGGGTGCTCTTCGCCGGCGACTCGGCCCACCAGGTCTCGCCCTTTGGCGCTCGCGGCGCCAACAGCGGCGTGCAGGATGCCGACAACCTGGCCTGGAAGCTGGCGGCCCTGCTGCGCGGCGAAGCCAACGAAGCCCTGCTCGACAGCTACGAGCAGGAGCGCTCGCTGGCGGCCGACGACAACCTCTCGAACTCGACCCGCTCGACCGACTTCATCACACCCAAGAGCCGGGCCTCGCTGCGGCTGCGCAATGCGGTGCTGGAGCTGGCGCGCACCGAACCGTTCGCACGGCCCCTGGTCAACAGCGGCCGGCTTTCGACGCCGACGCCCTATGTCGATTCCGCGCTCAACACGCCCGATGCCGAGGCTTTCGAAGGCCGCATGAAGCCAGGTACGGCCTGCGCTGATGCGCCGCTGAAGACGGCCGACGGCCGGGCGGCCTGGCTGCTCGACCACCTGGGCCAGGGCTTCACGCTCTTGAGCTTCGGGCCTGCACCGGCGGTCCAAGGTCTGCACCTGCTCGAAATCGGCCGCGAGCTGATTGACGAGCAGGTCCTGCTGGCGCAGCGCTACGACGCAAGGCCCGGCACCGTCTACCTGATCCGGCCGGACCAACATGTGGCCGCACGCTGGCGAAGCTTCGATGCCGCGGCCGTGCAAGCCGCGCTGGACCGAGCCCTGGCAAGGAGTAGCGCATGA
- a CDS encoding VOC family protein: MEKIERIHHVAYRCLDAKATVEWYVKHLGMDFVLAIAEDKVPSTGADDPYMHVFLDAGQGNVLAFFELPKAASMGRDENTPQWVQHIAFKVENYEALETAKARLVAAGIEVLGPTDHTIFKSIYFFDPNGHRLELAADVGTPAMYKSLDECKWEMLNEWAATRRAPKHAAWMHDKSLASPT, from the coding sequence ATGGAAAAGATTGAACGCATTCATCACGTGGCCTACCGCTGCCTGGACGCCAAGGCCACGGTGGAGTGGTACGTCAAGCACCTGGGCATGGACTTCGTGCTGGCCATCGCCGAGGACAAGGTGCCTTCGACCGGCGCCGACGACCCCTACATGCATGTCTTCCTCGACGCCGGCCAGGGCAATGTGCTGGCCTTCTTCGAGCTGCCCAAGGCGGCCAGCATGGGTCGCGACGAGAACACGCCGCAGTGGGTGCAGCACATTGCCTTCAAGGTCGAGAACTACGAGGCGCTGGAGACGGCCAAGGCCCGCCTGGTGGCTGCCGGCATCGAGGTGCTGGGCCCGACCGACCACACGATCTTCAAGAGCATCTATTTCTTCGACCCCAATGGCCACCGCCTGGAGCTGGCGGCTGACGTGGGCACGCCCGCCATGTACAAGTCGCTGGACGAGTGCAAGTGGGAGATGCTGAACGAATGGGCCGCCACGCGCCGCGCGCCCAAGCATGCGGCCTGGATGCACGACAAGTCGCTGGCCTCGCCCACCTGA
- a CDS encoding DUF2783 domain-containing protein: MTGLIRTPNIPDPDGFYEQLIAAQRELSDEQADLLLAKLVLILANQVGDREILAEAIALARTNTLTNP, encoded by the coding sequence ATGACAGGCCTGATACGAACGCCCAACATCCCCGACCCCGACGGCTTCTACGAGCAGCTGATCGCGGCCCAGCGCGAGCTCAGCGACGAGCAGGCCGACCTGCTTCTCGCCAAGCTGGTGCTGATCCTGGCCAACCAGGTCGGCGACCGCGAGATCCTGGCCGAGGCGATTGCCCTGGCCCGCACGAACACCCTGACGAACCCCTGA
- a CDS encoding N-acetyltransferase, producing the protein MNSVPEIQIQTSVSHHPFPLHSNLVSDSAERLRSLALIQRRYAQRGYVTKGMDPSHDELTTFSLGLSDTMSGTLSVRFDGPNGLGADEVFGAELDELRQDGRKLCEFTRLAMEEMEQPSKDALARLFQTAYVFAHRRRHAELLVIEVNPRHVVFYRRMLGFKVMGETRFNERVRAPAVLMVLDLEHARQEIDRVGGSAARGEPARSLYAYMLPTEQGLQLV; encoded by the coding sequence ATGAATTCCGTACCTGAAATCCAGATCCAGACTTCGGTCAGTCACCATCCCTTTCCCCTGCACAGCAATCTCGTCAGCGACTCCGCCGAGCGGCTTCGAAGCCTGGCCCTGATCCAGCGCCGCTATGCGCAGCGGGGTTATGTCACCAAGGGCATGGATCCCAGCCACGACGAGCTGACCACCTTCAGTCTCGGCCTGTCGGACACCATGTCCGGCACGCTCAGCGTGCGCTTCGACGGCCCCAACGGCCTGGGCGCCGACGAGGTCTTCGGCGCCGAGCTGGACGAGCTGCGCCAGGACGGAAGAAAGCTCTGCGAATTCACCCGCCTGGCAATGGAAGAAATGGAGCAGCCGTCCAAGGACGCGCTGGCCCGCCTGTTCCAGACCGCCTATGTCTTTGCCCACCGCCGCCGCCATGCCGAGCTGCTGGTGATCGAGGTCAACCCGCGCCATGTGGTGTTCTACCGCCGCATGCTGGGCTTCAAGGTCATGGGCGAGACCCGCTTCAACGAGCGGGTGCGCGCACCGGCCGTGCTGATGGTGCTGGACCTGGAACATGCCCGCCAGGAGATCGACCGAGTGGGCGGCAGCGCGGCCCGCGGCGAGCCGGCCCGCTCGCTCTACGCCTACATGTTGCCGACCGAGCAAGGCCTGCAGCTGGTCTGA